GGGGTTTTTCTTTGTGTGAAAGGGCCGGGTTTGGGAGGGCGAAATGCAGATTGAAAAGGTGGCCGTGATCGGTGGCGGGCTTATCGGGCAGAGCTGGGCGGCTTTGTTTCTGGCGCATGGGTTGCATGTCTGTGTGCAGGATGTGGTTGACGGATTTGAAGACCCAGTGCGCGCGGCCATCGCGGCGGCGTGGCCCGATCTTGTGCAGCTGGGGATGGCAAGCGGGCCGATCCCGTTTGAGCGGCTGAGCTTTGCCAGCGATATTGCCGATGCGTGCAGGGGAGTCGGGCTGGTGCAGGAGTGCGGCCCGGACCGGATCGAGGCGAAACGCGAAATTCTGACCGCGATCGAGGCAGGTGCGCCCGAGGCGGCGCTGATTGCGTCGAGCACCTCGTCGCTGTTGGCGAGCGATGTTCAGCGGGGTGCGCGCCATCCGGGGCGCGTTCTGGTGGCGCATCCGTTCAATCCGCCGCATCTTGTTCCGCTGGTTGAGATTGTGCCGGGTGCGCAGACTTCACAGGCGTCGATTGCCGCCGCGCGGGCGTTTTATGGCGCACTACACCGAGAGGTGATCGTCGTGCAAAAGGAAGTGGTCGGCCATGTTGCCAATCGGCTAAGCGCGGCCCTGTTTCGCGAGGCGGTGCATATCGTGGCTGAGGGGATTGCCAGCGTCGAGGATGTCGACCGCGCCGTTGCGCACGGGCCGGGGTTGCGCTGGGCGTTGATGGGGCCGTTTGCCACCTATCATCTGGGCGGAGGGGCCGGGGGGTTTCGTCATTACCTCGAACATCTTGGCCCGACGCAGGAGGCCCGCTGGGCCGAACTTGGCGAGCCGGTGTTGGATGAAGCGACCCGTGCCAGCCTGATTGTGGGGGTCGATGAGGCGTTGGCAGGCGTGGATGTGGCCAGGCTGGCGGAAACGCGTGACGCCGGGTTGGTGGGGATCCTCAAGCTCAAGACCGGGGGCTGAGGACTGAGCGGGGGCCAACGTATCCCCAGAAAAGAAAAATTTCGGAATTTCCCCCTGTTTGTAGCCTGGGTTTGGTTGGCAAGCCGACACGGAATCGAGGCCGCAGGCCGCCGTGCAGCGCCTGCCCGTCCCGGCGGGCTGGCGCTTTGGCGAGGTCACCTCTCCGATTTGACCTTGAAGGAGCTTGGCTGGAATAAAGTGCGATCCACCAGCGTTGCAGCGCCATCCCACGGGCAGACGCCGCACCGCTTGCGTTCAGGCTTCGAGAGGCCGCTGCATCAGCGCCGCCGCCGCGCCGAGCAACAGGATGCCCGCCGCCGCCAGAAGGCTGACCCCGATATCGCCAAAATAATCCCCAGCGAGGCCAGCACCATAGGGGCCGACGGTTTGGGCGACGGCGAAGACCACTGTGAAGAAGCTGATCGAGGCGCCCCAGTTTTCCGGTGGCAGGTTCTGGCGCGAAAAGCTGGTGACTGCGCCGGGGGGCATGAAAACGCAAAGTCCGAAGATCGTGGCCGAAAGAATAAGCGCGGGTGCGCCCGGGATGAGTACCGGCAGGGCCGAGCCGCTGGCGATGCCGGTGAGCACCAGCGCCAGCGGCACGCCCGACGAGAACCGCGCCAGCACCCGACGCCACACGAACGGCGAGACGAAGATGCAGCTTCCCAGGATCGTCCAGAACAGGGCGATGAAATAGGGGCCGAGCGCCTGTTCCGTCATCCAAGCCGACAGGAACGTGAGATAGACGATATAGCCAAGGCCGAACCCGGCATATCCCGCAAGCTCGCCCAGCATCCGCCCAAGGGGCAGGCGTTGGGCCGGGGCGGTGGTGGCAAGCCTGGGTGGCTGGAGCACACGCGCCGACCAGAGGCCAAGCGGCAGGGCAAGGAGGCTGGCACCGCCGATCAGCAGCCAGCCATAAGGCCAGGCGGCATCGCCATGCACGCCCAGCATGATCGGCAGCGCGGCACCGGCCAGAACGATGCCAAGCCCGCCCCCCGAACCAAAGAGAATCGCAATCGCCAGAGCATTGCGGCGTGGATCGTCGCGAAAAAGCTGCGCGGCCAGCGCGCCGGCGGTGGAAAATGACATGGCGCCGAAAATGCCCGCCAAGATGCGCCAGAGGGTTTGCCACCAGAGCGCGGTGTTCAGCCCGGTAACCAGCAGCGCCAATGTGGTGGTGATCAGCCCGAAAGCAAAGAGCCGCGAGGGGCGCGCGCTTCGGATCAGAACCATGGTCAGCACCGCACCCGCGATATAGCCCAAGGCATTGGCGGTGTTGAGCCACCCGGCCTGGGCATAGTTCCAGTCAAGCTCGGCCTTCATCGCGGGCAAAAGGAAGCCATAGGCGAAACGCGCAAAGCTGTTGGTCACGGTCACGCCCAGCGCAAGGCCCGCAAGCACCAGCCAGGGGCGGGCAGGTCCGGTTGTCATTGGTGTGGCCTTTGAATGCGCATGGCGGTTTGTCTCACGGCGCTTTGGGCGCATCAATCGCTTTGTTCACACGCCCCGCCCGCTTGCATTCGCGGCCCTCTGTCGCTAGCACGAACGCAACCATTATCCGGAGGGTCCGATGGACGATCTGAGACAGAAATACATTGCCAAGATTGCCGAAGCCGGAGACGAGGCCGCGCTGGAAGACCTGCGCGTGCAGGCCGTGGGCAAGAAGGGCGAGATTTCCCTGAAAATGCGCGAATTGGGCAAGATGACGCCCGAGGAACGCCAGGTGATGGGGCCAAAGCTCAATCACTTGAAGGACGAGATCAACTCGGCGCTTGCGGCCAAGAAAGAGGCGCTGGGCGATGTGCTTCTGGATGAGCGGCTACGCAGCGAATGGCTGGACGTGACCCTGCCTGCGCGGGATCGTCGCATGGGCACCATTCACCCGGTCAGCCAGGTGACCGAGGAAGTGACCGCGATTTTTGCCGATATGGGGTTTTCGGTGGCCGAAGGGCCGCGGATTGATACCGATTGGTATAATTTCGATGCGTTGAACATTCCGGGCCACCACCCGGCGCGGGCCGAGATGGACACGTTCTATATGCACCGTGATGAGGGCGACAATCGCCCGCCGCACGTGTTGCGCACCCACACCAGCCCGGTGCAGATCCGCACGATGGAGAAGATCGGCGCGCCGTTGCGCATCATCTGTCCCGGTGGAGTTTATCGCGCCGATTATGACCAGACGCACACGCCGATGTTCCATCAGGTCGAGGGGCTTGCGCTGGACAAGGATATCTCGATGGCCAACCTGAAATGGGTGCTGGAGGAGTTCTTTGCCGCGTTTTTTGAGGTCGATGGCATCAAGACCCGCTTCCGCGCCTCGCATTTCCCGTTTACCGAGCCGTCGGCCGAGGTGGATATTCAATGTTCGTGGGTCGATGGGCAATTGCGCATCGGCGAGGGCGACGATTGGATGGAAGTTCTCGGTTCCGGCATGGTGCATCCCAATGTGTTGAAGGCGGGCGGGATTGACCCCTACGAATATCAGGGCTTTGCCTTTGGCATGGGGATCGACCGGATTGCGATGCTGAAATACGGCATCCCCGATCTGCGCGCGTTCTTTGATTCAGACCTGCGGTGGCTGCGCAACTATGGCTTTGCCAGTTTGGATCAGCCGACGCTGCATGGGGGTTTGAGTCGGTGACGACTGAACGTTCAATTGATGATCTTTTGCGAAAGGTTCAGGCGGCACCGAATGAGTCTCTCGTTGCCTATTCTTATTGCTGGGAAGGGGTATTCCCTAGCGAAGGTCCTGACGAGAAGTGGCTGGGATTACAAGAGAGCGAAGCGTCAACCATGCGAGCTGCGATACGAATGGGGTTACTTACTGCTAGCTCACAGAGTTGGGTCGCCGAATTTCCAGAAGAGCATGTCCCAGACGGTGGTGACTATGTTCTAACTTTGTCTGGGCTAGGCACCGAAAGACTAATCAAATTGAATGAGTCAGTTTTGTTCAAAGCTAAACGGCAAATCGTCGAGAACGTGCCGACAATAATTGTCGCTGTGTTAATTGCTGTAGCTTCATCGTGGTTGCTCAAAATAACGGGTTTAGAAAAATGAAATTCACCCTCTCCTGGCTGAAAGATCACCTCGATACCACCGCGTCGGTGGATGAGATTGCCGAAGCGTTGACCGACCTTGGGCTTGAGGTCGAAGAGATCAGCAATCCGCTGGATAAACTCAGCAGCTTTACCCTCGCCAAAGTCATCAAGGCCGAACAGCACCCGGATGCTGACCGCTTGCGCGTTTGCACCGTGGCGACCGACGAGGGCGAGAAGCAGATCGTTTGCGGTGCGCCCAATGCGCGCGAGGGCATCACGGTCGTTCTGGCCAAGCCGGGCGATTATGTGCCGGGGATTGATACCACGCTGAAGGTCGGCAAAATTCGCGGCGTTGAAAGCCACGGGATGATGGCGTCCGAGCGCGAATTGGAGCTTTCCGACGAGCATGACG
This window of the Rhodobacteraceae bacterium LMO-JJ12 genome carries:
- a CDS encoding 3-hydroxyacyl-CoA dehydrogenase NAD-binding domain-containing protein, which translates into the protein MQIEKVAVIGGGLIGQSWAALFLAHGLHVCVQDVVDGFEDPVRAAIAAAWPDLVQLGMASGPIPFERLSFASDIADACRGVGLVQECGPDRIEAKREILTAIEAGAPEAALIASSTSSLLASDVQRGARHPGRVLVAHPFNPPHLVPLVEIVPGAQTSQASIAAARAFYGALHREVIVVQKEVVGHVANRLSAALFREAVHIVAEGIASVEDVDRAVAHGPGLRWALMGPFATYHLGGGAGGFRHYLEHLGPTQEARWAELGEPVLDEATRASLIVGVDEALAGVDVARLAETRDAGLVGILKLKTGG
- a CDS encoding YbfB/YjiJ family MFS transporter, coding for MTTGPARPWLVLAGLALGVTVTNSFARFAYGFLLPAMKAELDWNYAQAGWLNTANALGYIAGAVLTMVLIRSARPSRLFAFGLITTTLALLVTGLNTALWWQTLWRILAGIFGAMSFSTAGALAAQLFRDDPRRNALAIAILFGSGGGLGIVLAGAALPIMLGVHGDAAWPYGWLLIGGASLLALPLGLWSARVLQPPRLATTAPAQRLPLGRMLGELAGYAGFGLGYIVYLTFLSAWMTEQALGPYFIALFWTILGSCIFVSPFVWRRVLARFSSGVPLALVLTGIASGSALPVLIPGAPALILSATIFGLCVFMPPGAVTSFSRQNLPPENWGASISFFTVVFAVAQTVGPYGAGLAGDYFGDIGVSLLAAAGILLLGAAAALMQRPLEA
- the pheS gene encoding phenylalanine--tRNA ligase subunit alpha; this translates as MDDLRQKYIAKIAEAGDEAALEDLRVQAVGKKGEISLKMRELGKMTPEERQVMGPKLNHLKDEINSALAAKKEALGDVLLDERLRSEWLDVTLPARDRRMGTIHPVSQVTEEVTAIFADMGFSVAEGPRIDTDWYNFDALNIPGHHPARAEMDTFYMHRDEGDNRPPHVLRTHTSPVQIRTMEKIGAPLRIICPGGVYRADYDQTHTPMFHQVEGLALDKDISMANLKWVLEEFFAAFFEVDGIKTRFRASHFPFTEPSAEVDIQCSWVDGQLRIGEGDDWMEVLGSGMVHPNVLKAGGIDPYEYQGFAFGMGIDRIAMLKYGIPDLRAFFDSDLRWLRNYGFASLDQPTLHGGLSR